One genomic window of Roseobacter ponti includes the following:
- a CDS encoding apolipoprotein acyltransferase — protein MIVILGAVLGALIGGFTAKKRGGNRKDIAQYAAGYAMAFVVVSLVLTVLLDRALL, from the coding sequence ATGATCGTTATTCTCGGAGCCGTTCTGGGCGCCCTTATCGGCGGGTTTACCGCAAAAAAACGCGGGGGAAACCGCAAGGATATCGCCCAGTATGCGGCGGGGTATGCCATGGCCTTTGTCGTCGTGAGCCTGGTTCTGACCGTGCTGCTTGACCGGGCCCTGCTCTGA
- a CDS encoding vWA domain-containing protein — MFLPFFDALRKNAVPVSLREYLAFLEGMAAGLATYDVDAFYYMARTIMVKDERNIDKFDRAFAAAFSGIENISAAQVLDAVDIPAGWLEKMAEKHLSAEEKAEIAALGGFDKLMETLRQRLEEQKGRHQGGNKWVGTAGTSPFGAYGYNPEGVRIGQKDSRHQRAVKVWDRREFRNLDDTVELGTRNIKVALRRLRRWARDGAQDELDLNGTIRATAEHGYLDVKTRPERRNAVKVLLFLDIGGSMDPHVKVVEELFSAARSAFKHLEHYYFHNCLYEGVWRDNRRRWDAQIPTHDVLRTYGPDYKCIFVGDASMSPYEIAYPGGASEHWNAEAGATWITRAKEQWPATLWINPVPEKYWPYTQSISMIEELIGPEAMVPMTLEGLSRGMKTLAR; from the coding sequence ATGTTTCTGCCTTTCTTTGACGCCCTGCGCAAAAATGCCGTCCCGGTAAGTCTGCGCGAATACCTGGCGTTTCTGGAAGGCATGGCGGCCGGGCTTGCGACCTATGACGTCGATGCGTTTTACTACATGGCGCGCACGATCATGGTCAAAGACGAGCGCAATATTGATAAATTTGACCGGGCGTTTGCCGCTGCCTTCTCGGGGATCGAAAATATCAGCGCCGCACAGGTACTGGACGCGGTGGATATTCCGGCCGGCTGGCTGGAGAAAATGGCCGAAAAACATCTCAGCGCGGAAGAGAAAGCAGAGATTGCGGCCCTGGGCGGTTTTGACAAGCTGATGGAAACCCTGCGGCAACGGCTCGAAGAGCAGAAAGGCCGCCATCAGGGTGGCAATAAATGGGTCGGTACCGCTGGAACATCTCCTTTCGGCGCATATGGCTACAACCCCGAAGGCGTTCGCATCGGACAGAAAGACTCGCGCCATCAGCGGGCAGTCAAAGTCTGGGACAGGCGCGAGTTCCGTAACCTCGATGACACCGTCGAGCTTGGTACGCGCAACATCAAGGTGGCGCTGAGGCGTTTGCGTCGCTGGGCGCGGGACGGCGCGCAGGACGAGCTGGACCTCAACGGGACCATCCGTGCCACCGCAGAGCACGGGTACCTTGATGTGAAAACCAGGCCTGAACGGCGCAATGCGGTCAAGGTGCTGCTGTTTCTCGACATCGGCGGGTCGATGGATCCGCATGTGAAGGTGGTCGAGGAGCTCTTTTCCGCCGCGCGCTCGGCGTTCAAACATCTTGAGCATTATTATTTTCACAACTGCCTGTACGAAGGTGTGTGGCGCGATAACCGCCGCCGCTGGGACGCGCAGATCCCGACCCATGATGTGCTGCGCACTTACGGGCCTGATTATAAATGTATTTTCGTGGGTGACGCATCGATGTCACCCTATGAGATTGCTTATCCGGGCGGTGCATCAGAACACTGGAATGCCGAAGCCGGCGCGACATGGATCACCCGCGCCAAAGAACAGTGGCCCGCAACTCTGTGGATCAATCCGGTGCCCGAGAAGTACTGGCCGTACACTCAGTCGATTTCGATGATTGAGGAGCTGATCGGCCCTGAGGCAATGGTGCCAATGACGCTTGAGGGGCTCTCGCGTGGCATGAAAACACTGGCGCGTTAA
- a CDS encoding M48 family metallopeptidase: MLKFTPILLAILYGLAMYRFSAWRTAKELDEKSTELADPMLRTLTDRMAAALDLTKIRVHIYEIEPVNGLAAPDGRIFITRGFYNRFRAGEVSADEMASVIAHELGHVALGHSRRRMIDFSGQNALRTALAMVLSRFLPGVGVFVAGMLTSLLAARLSRSDEYEADAYAAALLTKAGIGVDPQKSLFRKLEALTQQRGAAPAWLMSHPKTEERIAALEALEAKWAAGAQV; this comes from the coding sequence ATGCTCAAGTTCACTCCGATACTGCTCGCCATTCTCTATGGCCTCGCGATGTACCGCTTCTCCGCCTGGCGGACAGCGAAGGAACTCGACGAGAAATCCACTGAGCTGGCAGATCCGATGCTGCGCACACTGACCGACCGCATGGCGGCAGCGCTCGATCTGACAAAGATCCGTGTGCACATCTATGAAATTGAGCCGGTGAACGGGCTGGCGGCTCCTGACGGGCGAATTTTCATCACCCGAGGGTTTTATAACCGGTTCCGGGCGGGAGAGGTTTCGGCCGATGAGATGGCCAGCGTGATCGCGCATGAACTGGGCCATGTGGCGCTCGGGCATTCGCGCCGGCGTATGATTGATTTCTCGGGCCAGAATGCCCTGCGCACAGCACTTGCCATGGTGCTGAGCCGGTTCCTTCCGGGTGTTGGTGTCTTTGTTGCCGGCATGCTGACCTCGCTTCTGGCGGCACGGTTGTCGCGCAGTGACGAATACGAGGCTGATGCCTATGCTGCGGCCCTGCTGACAAAGGCAGGCATCGGGGTTGACCCGCAAAAGAGCCTCTTTCGCAAGCTAGAAGCGCTGACACAGCAGCGCGGGGCTGCACCTGCCTGGCTCATGAGCCATCCGAAGACCGAAGAGCGTATCGCAGCCCTTGAGGCTCTTGAAGCAAAATGGGCGGCCGGCGCGCAGGTCTGA
- a CDS encoding RSP_2648 family PIN domain-containing protein — protein sequence MKILIDACVLYPTVMREMVMGAARAGLFEPCWSERILEEWARAARKLGPVGETQARSEIAMLRAAWPQAVVTAPATLETRLWLPDPDDIHVLAAAVCASADAIMTLNAKDFPRGTLAEEGLARIDPDTWLHRAWQNDPDVINSYAGDVLDTARRLSGDDWQMRALLKKARLPRLAKALG from the coding sequence ATGAAGATCCTCATCGACGCCTGTGTGCTCTATCCCACAGTAATGCGCGAAATGGTGATGGGTGCTGCCCGCGCGGGTCTGTTTGAGCCCTGCTGGTCTGAGCGGATCCTGGAAGAATGGGCGCGTGCGGCACGGAAACTCGGGCCGGTAGGTGAAACCCAGGCCCGTTCGGAAATCGCCATGCTGCGCGCTGCCTGGCCGCAGGCGGTGGTCACCGCGCCGGCGACACTGGAGACCCGTCTGTGGCTGCCCGATCCTGATGACATCCACGTTCTGGCCGCCGCTGTTTGTGCTTCAGCTGATGCTATCATGACACTGAACGCAAAGGATTTTCCTCGTGGAACGCTCGCGGAGGAGGGTCTGGCGCGGATCGATCCAGACACCTGGCTTCACAGGGCATGGCAGAACGACCCCGACGTCATAAATTCTTATGCCGGCGATGTGCTGGACACCGCGCGGCGGCTTTCCGGAGATGACTGGCAGATGCGCGCCCTGCTGAAAAAAGCGCGCCTGCCGCGGCTTGCAAAGGCACTGGGATAG
- a CDS encoding RSP_2647 family RNA methyltransferase — MTAPLSHARSDPAGYPVVRLRPKANARAVRHGFPWVYANELVTDRRTKAIAPGAVAVLEDDARRPMGLVAVNNGSKIICRMLDTDPGAVIDAAWFAGRLHKALALRKRLYPDPYYRLVHAEADGLPGIVIDRFGDTCVVQPNAAWAEAHIDALVEALTEITGCTCVIKNAAGRTRSLEGLDDITAVLRGAAPDGPVPVPMNGATYMADLTGGQKTGLYYDQRPNHAFAAGLAKGARVLDVFSHVGGFSLSALAAGAVSALAVDGAAPALDLALAGAEATGVADRFATRQGDAFDVLAALGEEGAQFDLVICDPPAFAPARPALEAGLRAYERIARLAAPLVAENGILGLCSCSHAADLQAFRAASARGIGRAGRRGSLIYTGFAGPDHPQLPQLAESGYLKSVFFAL; from the coding sequence ATGACAGCGCCCCTTTCTCATGCCCGCTCTGATCCCGCCGGTTATCCGGTTGTCCGCCTGCGTCCCAAAGCCAATGCGCGCGCCGTGCGCCACGGGTTTCCCTGGGTCTATGCCAATGAACTGGTCACCGATCGTCGCACCAAAGCCATCGCCCCCGGTGCGGTCGCGGTTCTGGAGGATGACGCACGTCGGCCCATGGGGCTCGTGGCGGTCAACAACGGCTCAAAGATTATCTGCCGGATGCTCGACACCGACCCGGGCGCGGTGATTGATGCCGCCTGGTTTGCCGGGCGACTGCACAAGGCGCTGGCGTTGCGCAAGCGGCTTTATCCGGACCCCTACTACCGGCTTGTGCATGCCGAGGCAGATGGCTTGCCCGGCATCGTGATTGACCGGTTCGGGGATACCTGTGTTGTACAACCGAACGCCGCCTGGGCAGAGGCGCATATCGATGCACTGGTCGAGGCCCTCACAGAGATCACCGGATGCACCTGCGTGATCAAAAACGCTGCCGGGCGCACCAGATCCCTCGAAGGACTTGATGACATCACTGCTGTGCTACGCGGTGCAGCGCCCGACGGACCGGTGCCTGTGCCGATGAACGGTGCCACCTATATGGCTGATCTGACAGGCGGCCAGAAAACCGGCCTTTATTACGATCAGCGGCCCAATCACGCCTTTGCTGCCGGGCTTGCGAAGGGCGCGCGCGTTCTGGATGTATTCAGCCATGTGGGCGGGTTTTCACTGTCCGCTCTGGCGGCCGGTGCCGTCTCGGCGCTGGCGGTGGATGGTGCGGCGCCGGCCCTTGATCTGGCGCTGGCGGGGGCGGAAGCCACCGGCGTTGCGGACCGGTTCGCGACCCGGCAGGGAGACGCTTTTGACGTGCTTGCCGCCCTCGGCGAGGAAGGTGCGCAGTTTGATCTTGTGATCTGCGACCCGCCCGCCTTTGCGCCGGCCAGACCGGCGCTTGAGGCGGGATTGCGTGCCTATGAGCGCATCGCGCGTCTCGCAGCACCGCTGGTTGCGGAGAACGGCATTCTGGGGCTTTGTTCATGCTCGCATGCTGCCGATCTGCAGGCCTTTCGGGCCGCTTCAGCGCGCGGCATCGGCCGGGCAGGGCGGCGCGGGTCCCTGATCTACACAGGTTTTGCCGGGCCGGACCATCCGCAGTTGCCGCAGCTTGCAGAGAGCGGTTATCTCAAGTCTGTCTTTTTTGCGCTCTGA
- a CDS encoding DUF6778 family protein → MKPVRLILAIGIAALLSACGASDYTTRNAPFETTEPTLEFAATGPSGFDFEEAVSSYNVTKVNVAVPRSLIVSEANRYYPKGDIVWREDPVGDRHAQVAAIFEDAMARGTSDVKGAVPVIVDVQVMRFHALTEKTRYTVGGIHSIKFGLSIRSAETGLLLEKPRVVQADLVGFGGQKAINAMAQGQTQKVRITDHLANVIRKELTEPEGYENPKLGLIQTLNNRI, encoded by the coding sequence ATGAAACCCGTCAGACTGATCCTCGCCATTGGTATCGCCGCACTGTTGTCGGCCTGTGGCGCCTCTGATTATACCACCCGTAATGCGCCTTTCGAGACCACCGAACCTACGCTGGAATTTGCGGCGACCGGGCCCTCCGGTTTTGACTTTGAAGAAGCCGTTTCAAGCTACAACGTCACCAAAGTGAACGTGGCCGTACCCCGCAGCCTGATCGTCTCCGAAGCCAACCGGTATTACCCCAAGGGCGATATCGTCTGGCGCGAGGACCCGGTGGGCGACCGTCATGCCCAGGTTGCTGCCATCTTTGAAGACGCTATGGCGCGCGGCACATCTGACGTTAAGGGCGCCGTACCCGTCATCGTCGACGTACAGGTCATGCGCTTTCACGCGCTGACAGAAAAAACCCGTTATACCGTGGGTGGCATTCACTCGATCAAATTCGGCCTGTCGATCCGCAGCGCTGAAACCGGGCTGTTGCTGGAAAAGCCCCGCGTTGTACAGGCGGACCTCGTGGGCTTTGGCGGGCAGAAAGCCATCAACGCCATGGCGCAGGGTCAGACCCAGAAAGTGCGCATCACCGATCACCTGGCGAATGTGATCCGCAAAGAACTGACCGAGCCAGAAGGTTACGAAAACCCGAAACTCGGCCTCATTCAGACCCTCAATAACCGTATCTGA
- a CDS encoding bifunctional [glutamine synthetase] adenylyltransferase/[glutamine synthetase]-adenylyl-L-tyrosine phosphorylase — MTFASKITRTPRPWDAQRGADAVAALSLCDPALAALLRGTAGCSPYLAGLITREGDWLEEALDDPDAALDRLMQTVTEDTSGDLRVRLRRTKRRVALITALADLGGAWPLEKVTGTLTRFADIACQVALRAGLAVQIRRDKLPGMTEDDLQDAAGMVVLAMGKMGAGELNYSSDIDLICLFDETRFDPDDFHDARAAFVRATRMMSATLSEMTADGYVFRTDLRLRPDPAVTPVCMSMEAAERYYESLGRTWERAAYIKARVAAGDAPAGARFLKALTPFVWRRHLDFAAIQDAHDMRLAIRTHKGLGGPITLPAHNMKLGRGGIREIEFFTQTRQLIAGGRDPDLRCRGTVPGLEVLARKGWITSDLAAALSDHYVAHRTVEHRLQMMNDAQTHTLPATDEGFGCLAAMMDTDADSLKTDLSERLAAVHEMTEGFFAPTHPAPAAQDAPDDLDEQTLARWLSYPALRSERSRLIFERLRPDLLKRLAGTARPADALRDFDGFLAGLPAGVQLFSLLEANPQLADLLIDITGTSPALAQYLSRNAAVFDAVIGGDFFTDWPGAEALAGSLSRSLDTETDYEARLDAMRRWTNEWHFRVGVHLLRGLISPDEAGRQYADIARSVLCVLWPLVCDQFARRHGAPPGRGAVVLGMGSLGAGRLTPGSDLDLIVIYDPQDAESSNGERPLATRPYYARLTQALITALTAPMSQGRLYEVDMRLRPSGNQGPVATSWPAFQSYQREQAWIWEHLALTRAGVVAGPDDLTRDVEAFREGLLGHPRPLAEVAREVAQMRDRIRAAKAATSLWDTKTGPGRLQEIELIAQSGALIAGHADSRDGMRDAVTCGLIDDKGGDILRTAGALFSAMNIATRLLSETVPDPELLGMAAHRFVLRATDQTSLEALQDVLEESYDACAGVIDRALADYAGEETREKG; from the coding sequence ATGACATTTGCCAGCAAAATCACCCGTACACCCAGGCCCTGGGACGCACAAAGAGGTGCCGATGCAGTTGCCGCGCTGTCACTCTGTGACCCGGCGCTGGCGGCGCTTCTGCGCGGGACAGCAGGGTGCAGCCCCTATCTGGCGGGGCTGATCACCAGAGAAGGCGACTGGCTCGAAGAGGCGCTCGACGACCCGGACGCCGCTCTGGACAGGCTGATGCAAACGGTCACTGAGGACACATCAGGCGATCTGCGCGTGCGCCTGCGCCGGACCAAACGGCGCGTTGCGCTGATCACGGCCCTTGCGGATCTCGGCGGGGCCTGGCCGCTGGAAAAGGTGACCGGGACGCTGACCCGTTTTGCCGATATCGCCTGTCAGGTGGCGCTGCGGGCCGGTCTGGCGGTCCAGATCCGGCGCGACAAACTGCCCGGCATGACCGAAGATGATCTGCAGGACGCAGCCGGCATGGTGGTCCTCGCGATGGGCAAGATGGGTGCGGGAGAACTCAATTACTCCTCAGACATTGATCTGATCTGCCTCTTTGACGAGACGCGGTTTGATCCGGATGATTTTCACGACGCACGCGCGGCCTTCGTGCGTGCCACCCGGATGATGTCTGCCACGCTGAGCGAAATGACCGCGGATGGCTATGTCTTCAGGACAGATCTGCGGCTGCGGCCTGATCCTGCGGTCACGCCGGTCTGCATGTCGATGGAAGCCGCCGAACGCTATTACGAGAGCCTCGGACGCACATGGGAACGCGCAGCCTATATCAAAGCGCGCGTGGCGGCCGGGGACGCGCCTGCCGGGGCGCGGTTTCTCAAAGCGCTCACACCCTTTGTCTGGCGGCGGCACCTTGATTTTGCGGCCATTCAGGATGCCCATGACATGCGGCTCGCGATCCGCACCCACAAGGGCCTTGGCGGGCCCATCACTCTGCCCGCCCATAATATGAAACTGGGACGCGGCGGCATCCGGGAGATTGAGTTTTTCACCCAAACGAGACAGCTGATTGCCGGGGGTCGTGACCCCGATCTGCGCTGCCGGGGCACGGTTCCCGGACTTGAGGTCCTGGCGCGCAAGGGCTGGATCACCAGCGATCTGGCAGCGGCACTGAGCGATCACTATGTGGCGCACCGGACGGTCGAGCACCGCCTGCAGATGATGAACGACGCCCAGACGCATACGCTGCCGGCCACTGACGAGGGGTTCGGATGCCTCGCGGCGATGATGGACACAGATGCCGACAGTCTGAAAACCGACCTTTCTGAGCGACTTGCTGCAGTGCACGAGATGACAGAAGGGTTTTTTGCCCCGACACATCCGGCCCCGGCGGCACAGGACGCACCTGATGATCTGGACGAGCAGACGCTGGCGCGCTGGCTCAGTTATCCGGCGCTGCGCAGCGAGCGCAGCCGGCTCATTTTCGAACGTCTGCGACCGGATCTGCTGAAACGGCTGGCGGGGACGGCGCGCCCTGCCGACGCTCTGCGCGATTTTGACGGGTTTCTCGCGGGGCTGCCCGCAGGTGTGCAGCTCTTTTCGCTCCTCGAGGCAAATCCGCAACTGGCCGATCTGCTCATTGACATAACCGGGACCTCGCCGGCGCTGGCGCAGTATCTCTCGCGCAATGCAGCGGTCTTTGATGCGGTGATCGGCGGGGATTTTTTCACCGACTGGCCGGGGGCTGAGGCGCTCGCAGGCAGTCTGAGCCGGAGCCTCGACACAGAAACCGACTACGAAGCGCGGCTTGACGCCATGCGGCGCTGGACCAACGAATGGCATTTCCGTGTCGGTGTGCATCTGCTGCGCGGGTTGATTTCACCGGATGAGGCCGGGCGGCAGTATGCCGATATCGCACGTTCGGTGCTCTGTGTACTCTGGCCGCTGGTCTGCGATCAGTTTGCGCGGCGGCACGGGGCGCCACCCGGACGCGGCGCCGTGGTGCTGGGCATGGGGTCGCTCGGGGCAGGGCGGCTGACCCCGGGCTCGGATCTTGATCTGATTGTAATCTACGACCCGCAGGATGCTGAAAGCTCAAACGGGGAAAGACCGCTCGCCACGCGGCCCTATTACGCGCGGCTGACCCAGGCGCTGATCACTGCACTAACCGCACCCATGTCCCAGGGACGGCTCTATGAAGTCGATATGCGCCTGCGGCCTTCGGGTAATCAGGGACCTGTTGCGACAAGCTGGCCCGCCTTTCAGAGCTATCAGCGCGAACAGGCCTGGATCTGGGAACATCTGGCGCTGACCCGGGCCGGCGTCGTGGCGGGACCTGATGATCTGACGCGTGATGTCGAAGCTTTCCGTGAGGGTCTCCTTGGCCACCCGCGACCGCTGGCTGAGGTCGCACGGGAGGTGGCTCAGATGCGGGACCGGATCCGGGCGGCCAAAGCCGCGACCAGCCTGTGGGATACCAAGACAGGCCCGGGACGGCTGCAGGAGATCGAGCTTATCGCCCAGTCCGGTGCCCTGATCGCCGGGCACGCCGACAGCAGAGACGGTATGCGCGACGCTGTGACCTGCGGACTGATTGATGACAAAGGCGGTGACATTCTGCGCACCGCAGGCGCTCTGTTTTCGGCCATGAACATAGCGACACGGCTTTTGTCAGAAACTGTACCGGATCCTGAGTTGCTTGGCATGGCCGCGCACCGCTTTGTGCTGCGCGCGACAGATCAGACGTCGCTGGAGGCGTTGCAGGACGTGCTTGAAGAGAGCTATGACGCCTGTGCCGGCGTGATTGACCGGGCGCTGGCGGATTACGCCGGAGAGGAGACACGTGAAAAAGGGTGA
- a CDS encoding DUF2852 domain-containing protein → MTTITHTPTAPGRPGWFARAEAWLDDRGKGAWIAAMVLSFILFWPVGLALLMYMIWSKRMFANTCRSSWSQGHSIKTMKSTGNSAFDAYKSDTLKRLEEEQDRFEAFLERLRDAKDKAEFDQFMEEAGPRSETRTTET, encoded by the coding sequence ATGACGACGATCACCCATACCCCCACGGCACCGGGCCGGCCCGGCTGGTTTGCACGCGCAGAGGCCTGGCTTGATGACAGGGGCAAAGGCGCGTGGATCGCTGCCATGGTGCTCAGTTTTATCCTGTTCTGGCCTGTCGGCCTCGCCCTGCTGATGTATATGATCTGGAGCAAGAGAATGTTCGCAAATACCTGTCGCAGTTCCTGGAGCCAGGGTCACAGCATTAAGACCATGAAATCCACCGGCAACTCCGCTTTTGACGCCTATAAAAGCGATACGCTGAAGCGGCTCGAAGAAGAGCAGGACCGGTTCGAAGCATTCCTTGAACGTCTGAGGGATGCCAAGGATAAAGCCGAATTCGACCAGTTCATGGAAGAAGCCGGCCCCCGGTCAGAAACACGCACGACCGAGACCTGA
- a CDS encoding RDD family protein, translated as MNILPDPATQPEFYKDVQLKRLFAWGVDAVVTLLGCLIILPFTAFTGVFFFPLLFLFVGFGYRTMTLANGSATWGMRLFSIELRRADGTPLDAGHAFAHTLGYTFSWFLPVFQVMSVIMMGATERGQGLTDHVLGTVMLNRRALAR; from the coding sequence ATGAATATCCTGCCCGATCCCGCCACACAGCCTGAATTCTATAAAGACGTACAGCTCAAGCGCCTCTTTGCCTGGGGTGTTGATGCGGTCGTCACGCTGCTCGGATGCCTGATCATCCTGCCCTTTACCGCCTTTACCGGCGTTTTCTTTTTCCCGTTGCTGTTTCTTTTCGTAGGCTTTGGGTATCGCACAATGACGCTGGCCAACGGCTCGGCGACCTGGGGCATGCGGTTGTTTTCGATCGAACTGCGCCGTGCGGATGGTACGCCGCTGGATGCAGGCCACGCTTTTGCACACACACTGGGGTATACGTTCAGCTGGTTTCTGCCGGTCTTTCAGGTGATGTCCGTGATCATGATGGGCGCCACCGAACGGGGTCAGGGACTGACGGATCACGTGCTTGGAACCGTGATGCTCAACCGGCGTGCGCTGGCGCGCTGA
- a CDS encoding arginyltransferase, which translates to MRHTLPIAPQFYVTAPQPCPYLEGRMERKLFTALQGESADKLNDSLSQQGFRRSQNVLYRPSCAECSACLSARISVEDYAPSRSQKRTSRRNSDVERRATSPWASEDQYELFRTYLDSRHADGGMADMDVFEFAAMIEETPIRSRVVEYLDPARAGLIGVSLTDVLSDGLSMVYSFYAPDEPKRSLGTYMILDHIEIARDAGLPYVYLGYWVPGSQKMGYKSNFSGLEVYIGGRWQKVKDPEAFNADMHPLSTDPIAEQVANIHLPDTRPTG; encoded by the coding sequence ATGCGCCACACGCTTCCCATCGCGCCCCAGTTCTACGTGACGGCACCCCAGCCCTGCCCTTATCTTGAGGGCCGGATGGAACGTAAGCTGTTCACGGCATTACAGGGCGAGAGCGCGGACAAGCTCAATGACAGCCTTTCGCAGCAGGGTTTCCGTCGCTCTCAGAACGTTCTGTACCGCCCGTCCTGTGCCGAATGCTCGGCCTGCCTTTCCGCGCGGATCAGTGTCGAGGACTACGCCCCCTCGCGCAGCCAGAAACGCACCAGCCGCCGGAACTCCGATGTTGAGCGCCGTGCGACCTCGCCCTGGGCCTCGGAAGATCAGTACGAGCTCTTCCGCACATATCTCGACAGCCGCCATGCGGATGGCGGTATGGCCGATATGGACGTCTTCGAGTTCGCCGCGATGATCGAGGAAACTCCGATCCGCAGCCGCGTCGTCGAATACCTCGATCCTGCGCGGGCCGGTCTGATCGGGGTGAGCCTTACTGATGTGCTCTCTGACGGGTTGAGTATGGTCTATTCCTTTTATGCACCGGACGAGCCAAAGCGCTCTCTGGGCACCTATATGATCCTTGATCATATAGAGATCGCACGTGATGCCGGTCTGCCTTATGTCTATCTCGGCTACTGGGTGCCCGGCAGCCAGAAGATGGGCTATAAATCCAACTTCTCCGGGCTGGAGGTCTATATCGGCGGACGCTGGCAGAAGGTCAAAGACCCCGAGGCTTTCAATGCGGACATGCACCCGCTCTCCACTGATCCGATTGCCGAGCAGGTGGCCAATATTCATCTGCCCGACACCCGCCCGACCGGCTGA